A genomic segment from Candidatus Hydrogenedentota bacterium encodes:
- a CDS encoding 4Fe-4S binding protein translates to MSAQVKRRRNPLAQYFADIWAGIVTTYAGMRLTLGYFFSKPVTLRYPEQRPVIPPTHRGIHTYDEDSCTICRRCAMVCPVDCIDIETVGRGKDQLMLHFRIDYARCLFCNLCAEGCQSSGLKLTEGYNLATGSRALCVRELARPKTEEEIQAVKDRIAQKDAEKAAKAAREALDKKAKEQQEGTTA, encoded by the coding sequence ATGAGCGCACAAGTGAAACGCAGGCGCAACCCGCTGGCTCAGTACTTCGCCGATATCTGGGCCGGCATTGTGACCACCTATGCGGGGATGCGCCTGACGCTGGGTTACTTCTTCTCGAAGCCGGTCACGTTGCGTTATCCCGAGCAGCGGCCCGTCATCCCGCCCACCCACCGCGGAATTCACACTTATGACGAGGACAGCTGCACCATCTGCCGGCGCTGCGCCATGGTCTGCCCCGTCGATTGTATCGATATCGAGACAGTCGGGCGCGGCAAAGACCAGCTCATGCTCCACTTCAGAATCGACTACGCGCGCTGCCTGTTCTGCAATCTGTGCGCGGAGGGCTGCCAGTCAAGCGGACTGAAGCTGACGGAAGGATATAACCTTGCTACAGGGTCGCGCGCGCTTTGTGTTCGTGAATTGGCCCGGCCCAAGACGGAGGAAGAGATCCAGGCAGTGAAGGACCGTATCGCGCAAAAGGACGCCGAAAAAGCGGCAAAGGCGGCAAGAGAGGCGCTGGATAAGAAGGCGAAGGAACAGCAGGAGGGCACCACGGCATGA
- a CDS encoding NADH-quinone oxidoreductase subunit J yields MTPDLAGAAPAAWQGANISFWGITALVLVSACFAAFSRRIVYAAFALFFTLVGMAGYYVLLGSGFLAVTQIIIYVGGILVLLMFGILLTSAPIVREPIESRYLYAAALVCGVVLFAVLATAVLNTPWQVTPSAAEPPSEVRALGRQMLTTYLVPLEVAGITLLFCLVGAAYLVRRRE; encoded by the coding sequence ATGACCCCGGACCTTGCAGGGGCCGCGCCCGCGGCGTGGCAGGGAGCGAACATCTCCTTCTGGGGGATCACTGCGCTCGTGCTCGTATCCGCCTGCTTCGCCGCGTTCAGCCGCCGGATCGTCTATGCGGCATTTGCCCTGTTCTTCACGCTGGTCGGCATGGCGGGCTACTACGTCCTGCTCGGCTCCGGCTTCCTTGCCGTCACGCAAATCATCATCTATGTCGGGGGCATTCTGGTGCTGCTCATGTTCGGCATTCTGCTCACGAGCGCGCCCATCGTGCGCGAACCCATCGAGTCCCGATACCTGTACGCCGCCGCGCTAGTCTGCGGCGTGGTGCTCTTCGCGGTGCTGGCCACTGCCGTACTGAACACACCCTGGCAGGTGACGCCGTCCGCGGCGGAGCCACCAAGCGAGGTGCGCGCGCTGGGCAGGCAAATGCTCACTACGTACCTCGTGCCGCTGGAAGTCGCGGGTATTACGCTCTTGTTCTGCCTCGTGGGCGCGGCTTATCTGGTGCGGAGGCGCGAGTAA